In one Lolium rigidum isolate FL_2022 chromosome 3, APGP_CSIRO_Lrig_0.1, whole genome shotgun sequence genomic region, the following are encoded:
- the LOC124694216 gene encoding dihydrodipicolinate reductase-like protein CRR1, chloroplastic translates to MGGRSCLNLLPCSTSTPCRASAAASSCRYFVHHHRTGARVQTSTGRRGAAKVSCSAASGQAPPSQSTIKVVIVGATKEIGRAAIAAVSMARGMELAGAIDTQCIGQDAGEISGMEEPLEIPVLNDLTMVLGSIAQSRGTGVVVDFSEPSLVYDNVKQAAAFGLSSIVYVPKIEMDTVTELSAFCDKASMGCLVAPTLSIGSVLLQQAAIQASFHYNNVEIVESRPNPSDLPSQDAIQIANNISDLGQIYNREDMDSDNPSRGQVLGEDGVRVHSMVLPGLASSTSVILSGPGEIYTLKHDVTNVRCLMPGLILAIRKVIRLKNLIYGLEKFL, encoded by the exons ATGGGAGGGCGCAGCTGCTTGAACCTCCTCCCTTGCTCGACCTCCACCCCCTGCAGAGCCAGCGCGGCCGCTTCGTCATGCCGCTACTTCGTCCACCACCACCGCACCGGAGCGCGCGTGCAGACCTCCACCGGGAGGAGAGGCGCGGCCAAGGTCTCCTGCTCCGCTGCCTCCGGGCAGGCGCCGCCGTCGCAGAGCACAATCAAG GTGGTCATCGTCGGCGCCACAAAGGAGATCGGAAGGGCGGCGATCGCGGCGGTGAGCATGGCGAGGGGGATGGAGCTCGCGGGCGCCATTGATACCCAGTGCATTGGGCAGGATGCAGGAGAG ATAAGTGGCATGGAAGAACCATTGGAGATCCCGGTGCTCAATGATCTCACCATGGTTCTGGGATCCATAGCACAG TCAAGAGGAACTGGCGTGGTTGTCGATTTCAGTGAACCTTCTCTTGTCTACGACAATGTCAAGCAG GCAGCAGCATTTGGCTTAAGCAGCATCGTATACGTTCCAAAAATTGAGATGGATACAGTGACTGAGCTGTCAGCATTCTGTGACAAAGCAAGCATG GGTTGCTTGGTCGCTCCGACGCTGTCGATAGGATCGGTACTCCTTCAACAAGCTGCAATCCAGGCCTCATTCCACTACAACAATGTCGAGATTGTGGAATCAAGACCTAACCCATCG GACTTGCCATCGCAAGATGCAATACAGATTGCAAACAACatatctgatcttggtcagatatacaaCAGGGAAGATATGGACTCTGATAATCCA TCAAGAGGTCAGGTACTCGGAGAAGATGGAGTACGTGTGCACAGCATGGTTCTTCCAGGGCTTGCTTCAAGCACATCCGTCATTTTGTCAGGCCCTGGAGAG ATTTACACCTTGAAGCATGATGTTACAAATGTTCGGTGTCTTATGCCAGGACTAATTCTGGCGATACGGAAAGTGATTCGGTTGAAG AACTTGATCTATGGTCTGGAGAAGTTCTTGTAG